The Nocardia sp. NBC_01503 sequence CGGTGCGGCAGCCGATCTCACGGTGCCGACCACCGTTATCGCGGGTTCGGCGGACCGGCTGCTGCCCGAGATCCACTCGCGCGAGATCGCGGACACGCTCGCCGATGCGGGCTATCTCGACCGGTATGTCATTCTCCCCACCGGCCACCTGGTGAATATCGAAGCGCCCCAAGCGTTCAACGCCGAACTGCACCGGGTGATTCGTATGGGCCGCCGCGGCTTGGTCGCCGCTGCGGGCTGATACTCACCCTCCGGAAGTCGCGGTGCCCCTTCCACAATGGCGTGGGAGGGGCACTTCGGCGTTTGTCAGGAGAAGACGACCGTGCGGCGGCCGTGCACGAGGACGCGGCCTTCCAGATGCCAGCGCAGTCCGCGGGCCAGCACCACACGTTCGATATCGCGACCCTGGCGGACCATATCGTGCACGGTATCGGCGTGATCGATCCGGCTGACGTCCTGTTCCAGGATCGGCCCCGCGTCCAGTTCGGCGGTGACGTAGTGGCAGGTCGCGCCGATCAGCTTCACGCCCCGGGCGAAAGCCTGGTGATACGGGCGCGCGCCGACGAAAGAGGGCAGGAAGCTGTGATGGATGTTCAGCGCCTTGCCCGCCCAGTGCTCGCACAGCTCCTGCGGCAACACCTGCATGAATCGCGCGAGCACGACCGCGTGCGGATCGTGCGCGTCGACCAGTTCGCGGACCTCTTCGAAGGCCGGTCCGCGTTCGGCCGGATCCTTCGGGAAGGGCACGTGGTGGAAGGTGATGCCGTGCGCCTCGGTCATCTCGGCGAGATCGGGGTGGTTGCCGATGACGGCCTCGATGGTGGCGGGCAGCTCACCGCTGGCCGCGCGGCCGAGCAGATCGTGCAGGCAGTGCCCGTCCTTGCTGACCAGCAGTACCGCGCGACGGCGCTCGCCGGTGTCCAGTAGATCCCATTCGGTCTCCGGGCCGAGCTCGGCGGCGACGGCGGTGAAGCGGTCGCGCAGTTCGGTCAGATCGAACGGGACGGTGGCGGCCTTGATGGCCTGCCGGGTGAAGAACCAGCCGGTATCAAGGTCGGAGTGGTATCCGGCCTCCACGATCGAGCCGCCGAAATCGGCGATGAACGAGGTGATGCGGGCAATGATGCCCGGACGGTCCGGGCAGCCCAGGGTCAGCACATAGCGACGGTCATCAGGGTTGCCGGGGGTCGAACTCATATCGAGCAGCTTATTCCGGCGGCACGGGCGGGCGGCGCTCGGCTCGGAGCCATTCGTCAGCCCAGGTCGCCGACTGA is a genomic window containing:
- the purU gene encoding formyltetrahydrofolate deformylase produces the protein MSSTPGNPDDRRYVLTLGCPDRPGIIARITSFIADFGGSIVEAGYHSDLDTGWFFTRQAIKAATVPFDLTELRDRFTAVAAELGPETEWDLLDTGERRRAVLLVSKDGHCLHDLLGRAASGELPATIEAVIGNHPDLAEMTEAHGITFHHVPFPKDPAERGPAFEEVRELVDAHDPHAVVLARFMQVLPQELCEHWAGKALNIHHSFLPSFVGARPYHQAFARGVKLIGATCHYVTAELDAGPILEQDVSRIDHADTVHDMVRQGRDIERVVLARGLRWHLEGRVLVHGRRTVVFS